One part of the Hydrogenobacter sp. T-2 genome encodes these proteins:
- a CDS encoding 50S ribosomal protein L11 methyltransferase, whose amino-acid sequence MSHQVFEWLVELLAVLFYFFFAWLFIAKTSLLYFYTVDETLPNFALEIQTLIIKGMTQRHKKYIYRLEPERFYQFLLEYGKGVEILSESESFVEFALYEPYEGLEPLEFFEVETLPPERVFRARRVGQFMVLPSWIKPIVIRQGVAFGTGLHATTRLCLGLIQEYLQEGWSVLDVGTGTGILAIACKKLGAGSVVAIDIDPLAVQECVHNAKENCVEIECWHAKPEDIKETFDLLVANLELEIFKRELAYLTKLFKRIGIFSGLYGKEDLRAFLDLLGLRPAKIKRLENWYGVAVVL is encoded by the coding sequence TTGAGCCATCAGGTCTTTGAGTGGCTCGTTGAACTCCTTGCGGTATTGTTTTACTTTTTCTTTGCTTGGCTGTTTATCGCTAAGACTTCCTTACTTTATTTTTACACAGTGGATGAAACGCTCCCTAATTTCGCACTCGAGATACAAACCCTTATAATTAAAGGCATGACGCAGAGGCACAAAAAGTATATCTACAGGCTTGAACCAGAAAGGTTTTATCAGTTTCTTTTAGAGTATGGAAAGGGTGTGGAAATACTTTCAGAAAGTGAGTCCTTTGTAGAGTTTGCACTGTATGAACCCTATGAGGGGCTAGAACCCTTAGAGTTTTTTGAGGTAGAAACTCTTCCGCCGGAGAGGGTTTTTAGGGCTCGCAGGGTGGGGCAGTTTATGGTTTTACCTTCTTGGATAAAGCCGATAGTTATAAGACAAGGAGTAGCCTTTGGCACTGGGCTACACGCTACCACCCGCCTCTGTCTTGGGCTAATCCAAGAGTATTTACAAGAGGGTTGGTCTGTTTTGGACGTGGGAACTGGCACGGGCATACTTGCTATAGCCTGCAAAAAACTAGGGGCTGGTAGTGTTGTTGCCATAGACATAGACCCCCTTGCGGTTCAAGAATGTGTGCATAACGCCAAAGAGAACTGCGTTGAGATTGAGTGTTGGCATGCCAAACCAGAAGACATAAAGGAAACCTTTGACCTTCTTGTGGCAAACCTTGAGTTAGAAATATTTAAAAGGGAGCTTGCTTATCTTACGAAACTCTTCAAAAGGATTGGCATTTTTTCTGGACTTTATGGAAAGGAGGACTTAAGGGCTTTTCTTGACCTACTTGGTCTAAGACCTGCTAAAATAAAGAGGTTGGAAAACTGGTATGGCGTTGCGGTAGTGTTATGA
- a CDS encoding transposase — translation MSDHQKCLVHKVRNSLKKVKYKDRKRVASALRAIYMSSTQMQGKENFERFKREYQVEYLQVVKEWEREVEEILTFYKYPYEIRRMLATTNFVESINSKIRKVIYGKRIFPTDEALLKVCYGVAMDLEEKWKKPLRDWERIYAQLIILFKGRL, via the coding sequence ATGAGTGACCATCAGAAATGTCTTGTTCACAAGGTAAGGAACAGCCTAAAGAAGGTCAAATACAAAGACAGGAAGAGAGTAGCCAGTGCATTGAGGGCAATATACATGTCCTCCACACAGATGCAAGGGAAGGAGAACTTTGAAAGGTTTAAGAGGGAATACCAAGTAGAGTATCTACAGGTAGTGAAGGAGTGGGAAAGGGAGGTTGAGGAGATATTGACCTTTTACAAGTATCCTTATGAGATAAGGAGGATGTTGGCGACTACAAACTTTGTGGAGAGTATAAACAGCAAGATAAGGAAGGTAATATATGGCAAGAGGATATTTCCAACGGATGAGGCATTGCTGAAGGTATGTTATGGAGTAGCTATGGACTTAGAGGAGAAGTGGAAGAAGCCTTTAAGGGATTGGGAGAGGATATATGCTCAGCTGATAATTCTTTTTAAGGGTAGGCTATGA
- the dnaK gene encoding molecular chaperone DnaK, which yields MAEKIIGIDLGTTNSVVAVIVGDEPVVIANQEGSRLTPSVVSWTKEKEVLVGEPAKRRAILDPENTVYESKRFIGRKYEEVLDEAKRVSYKVVPDDKGDASFEIPNLGRKVRPEEVGAQVLKKLKEAAEAYLGEKITKAVITVPAYFNERQRQATKDAGKIAGLEVLRILNEPTAAALAYGLDKKSDVRILVYDFGGGTFDVSILEVGEGVIEAKVPGGDPHLGGANIDERIMEWLIEEFKKETGVDLRKDRTALQRLKEASEQAKKELSFKLETEINLPFITIDPSTNQPLHLQKKLTRARLEEMIKDLIDRTMDIVKKALEEAKLRPQDIDDVVLVGGSTRIPLVQQRIREFFGKEPHKGVNPDEVVAVGAAIQAGVLSGEVKEILLVDVTPLSLGVETYGGVMTVLIPRNTPIPYRKCETFTTASDYQTEVEIHVLQGERPMAKDNKSLGKFYLTGIPPAPRGVPKIEVCFDIDADGILHVTAKDLGTGKEQSIRVQASSGLTQEEIEKMVKDAQLHEEEDRKKKELVEAKNQLDQYIYNLEKTLKENKEKLPTDMVSEIERTIEEARRVFESSQDVQEVRRTIERVLETAGKIGSYIYQGQTTQKGEGGDVIEGKPM from the coding sequence ATGGCGGAGAAGATAATAGGCATAGACCTTGGGACAACAAACTCTGTGGTGGCGGTTATAGTAGGTGATGAACCAGTGGTTATTGCCAATCAGGAGGGCTCAAGGCTTACGCCCTCTGTGGTCTCTTGGACAAAGGAAAAGGAGGTGCTTGTGGGAGAGCCTGCAAAAAGGCGTGCCATACTTGACCCAGAAAACACCGTATATGAGTCTAAAAGGTTCATAGGCAGGAAATACGAAGAAGTGCTCGATGAGGCAAAACGTGTTTCTTACAAGGTAGTGCCAGATGACAAGGGAGATGCCAGTTTTGAGATACCAAACCTAGGTAGGAAGGTCCGTCCAGAAGAAGTAGGAGCACAGGTGCTTAAAAAGTTAAAGGAAGCTGCAGAGGCATACCTTGGAGAAAAAATAACAAAGGCGGTCATAACAGTTCCTGCCTACTTTAACGAAAGGCAAAGACAAGCTACAAAGGATGCAGGTAAGATAGCAGGGCTTGAGGTGCTTAGAATTCTTAACGAGCCAACCGCTGCAGCACTTGCCTATGGACTTGATAAGAAAAGCGATGTGAGGATACTTGTTTACGACTTTGGTGGTGGAACCTTTGACGTTTCCATTCTTGAAGTTGGAGAAGGAGTAATAGAAGCTAAGGTTCCGGGCGGAGATCCACATCTTGGTGGTGCAAACATAGACGAAAGGATAATGGAATGGCTGATAGAGGAGTTCAAGAAAGAGACTGGTGTTGACCTAAGAAAAGATAGGACCGCTTTGCAAAGGCTAAAGGAAGCCAGCGAGCAGGCAAAGAAGGAGCTATCCTTTAAGTTAGAAACAGAGATAAATCTACCTTTTATAACCATAGACCCATCCACCAATCAACCTTTGCACCTACAGAAAAAGCTTACAAGAGCAAGACTTGAAGAGATGATAAAAGACCTCATAGACAGAACTATGGATATTGTTAAAAAAGCCCTTGAGGAGGCCAAACTAAGACCTCAGGATATTGACGATGTGGTGCTTGTGGGAGGTTCTACGAGGATACCTCTTGTTCAGCAAAGGATAAGGGAATTCTTTGGTAAAGAACCACACAAGGGTGTAAACCCAGACGAAGTGGTGGCAGTGGGTGCTGCCATACAGGCTGGTGTGCTTTCTGGAGAAGTCAAGGAAATACTCCTTGTGGACGTAACTCCTCTATCTCTTGGTGTGGAAACCTATGGTGGCGTTATGACGGTTCTTATACCCAGAAACACACCCATACCCTACAGGAAATGTGAAACCTTTACCACAGCCAGCGATTATCAAACAGAAGTAGAAATCCACGTGCTACAGGGCGAACGTCCAATGGCAAAAGACAACAAATCCCTGGGCAAGTTTTATCTCACTGGTATACCACCAGCACCCAGAGGCGTTCCAAAGATAGAGGTGTGTTTTGACATAGATGCGGATGGTATTCTCCATGTAACCGCAAAGGACTTAGGCACTGGCAAAGAGCAGTCCATAAGAGTTCAAGCATCTTCAGGTCTTACGCAGGAAGAGATAGAGAAGATGGTAAAGGATGCCCAGCTCCACGAAGAAGAAGACAGGAAAAAGAAGGAACTCGTGGAAGCCAAAAACCAACTTGACCAATATATTTACAACCTTGAAAAGACTCTAAAGGAAAACAAGGAAAAACTGCCCACGGATATGGTTTCAGAGATAGAAAGGACCATAGAAGAGGCAAGGAGGGTCTTTGAAAGCTCTCAAGATGTGCAAGAAGTAAGAAGGACTATTGAACGGGTGCTTGAGACCGCTGGTAAGATAGGAAGCTATATATATCAAGGACAAACCACACAAAAGGGTGAAGGTGGAGACGTTATAGAAGGAAAGCCTATGTGA
- a CDS encoding L,D-transpeptidase family protein, protein MAVTFFFLVLFFSDVLLAYDRKLKFQQLYKLLNVNCIWYCEGQPTENLQKLQEILSSAIYHGLDPESYKLPNSANPEFATTDMFINLAHHLYYGRVRPSDIYKELNLPHKPYIVPQVLTTLIREGRLEDFFSELAPKNRDYWFLVEQAKFYNDLSAFEWRPIRIAKPLRYGDKSPCLDEIRFRLFLLGDLQEYNPSESFDDALLQGVKNFQRRHGLPENGLIDQKTLAELNVSPKDRLRQIYLNLEKHRWLPEDFKRAVVVNVPSFELFLIEGSIKLHSKVIVGRNYIKDFRPTPMLYSRIESITINPKWYVPVSISTKDILPKVKKNPEYLARKGFRVFLGEEEIDPLQVDWSQYNERNFPFRLVQEPGGRNALGVIKFNFPNPFAVYLHDTPERHLFNHTKRAYSSGCIRVEKARQLAISLLGEGWNDRRLENLIKSGQTQTLRVNPPVPIYILYFTAFERNGMIHFREDLYGYDTILSRALFRTGGRR, encoded by the coding sequence ATGGCGGTCACTTTCTTTTTTCTCGTCCTTTTCTTCTCAGATGTTCTCTTAGCCTACGATAGAAAGCTAAAGTTTCAACAACTCTATAAACTTCTCAATGTCAACTGCATATGGTACTGTGAAGGTCAGCCAACGGAAAACCTACAGAAACTTCAAGAAATACTCTCCTCTGCTATCTATCATGGACTTGACCCAGAGAGCTATAAACTTCCAAACAGTGCCAACCCAGAGTTTGCTACCACAGATATGTTTATTAACCTTGCCCATCACCTCTACTATGGAAGGGTAAGACCTTCAGACATATACAAGGAATTGAACCTGCCCCATAAACCATATATAGTTCCTCAGGTGCTTACAACTCTCATAAGAGAAGGAAGGCTTGAGGATTTTTTCTCGGAACTTGCTCCCAAAAACAGGGATTATTGGTTTTTGGTGGAGCAGGCTAAGTTTTATAATGACTTGTCCGCTTTTGAGTGGAGACCTATAAGGATTGCAAAGCCTCTGCGTTATGGAGATAAAAGCCCATGTCTTGACGAGATAAGATTTAGGCTCTTTCTTTTGGGAGACCTGCAGGAGTATAATCCATCTGAAAGTTTTGATGATGCATTGCTCCAAGGGGTAAAAAATTTCCAGAGAAGACACGGTCTACCAGAAAATGGACTTATAGACCAAAAGACCCTCGCGGAGCTGAACGTAAGCCCAAAAGATAGGCTTAGACAAATATACCTAAACCTTGAAAAACACCGCTGGCTACCGGAGGACTTTAAGAGAGCGGTGGTGGTAAATGTGCCTTCCTTTGAGCTTTTCCTTATAGAAGGCTCTATAAAACTCCACTCAAAGGTAATAGTAGGCAGGAATTATATAAAAGACTTTAGACCCACACCCATGCTCTACAGTAGGATAGAAAGCATTACAATAAACCCAAAGTGGTATGTGCCTGTAAGCATATCAACCAAGGATATACTTCCAAAGGTAAAGAAAAACCCAGAGTATCTTGCAAGGAAAGGTTTTAGAGTATTCCTTGGAGAGGAAGAGATAGACCCACTGCAGGTGGACTGGAGTCAGTATAACGAAAGGAACTTTCCCTTTAGGCTTGTTCAAGAACCTGGAGGAAGGAACGCCCTTGGCGTTATAAAGTTTAACTTCCCTAACCCCTTTGCAGTTTACCTGCACGATACACCCGAAAGACATCTTTTCAACCACACTAAGAGAGCCTATAGCTCTGGATGTATAAGGGTGGAGAAGGCAAGACAGTTAGCTATAAGCCTATTGGGAGAGGGTTGGAACGACAGAAGGTTAGAAAATCTCATAAAAAGCGGACAAACTCAAACTCTAAGGGTCAACCCGCCAGTTCCTATATACATACTATACTTTACCGCCTTTGAAAGAAACGGCATGATTCATTTTAGAGAAGACCTGTATGGATATGATACAATTTTGTCTCGTGCACTCTTTAGGACTGGAGGTAGGAGATGA
- a CDS encoding YcbK family protein: protein MTRRELLKSMGYIGCLLMTGSLSYASVFEIKGISEGARYLDLYSLNTGESLRSAYWIDGEYIESSLREINWLLRDYRSGEVAQIDVGLLDLLYLITKLSERERVEVISGYRSPSTNAYLSRVRKGVARDSYHTRGKAIDIRLQGMNLSRLRDLAISLRAGGVGYYPRSGFVHLDTGPFRYW from the coding sequence ATGACAAGGAGAGAGCTTTTAAAATCAATGGGATATATAGGATGCCTGCTTATGACAGGCTCTTTATCTTATGCTTCGGTCTTTGAGATTAAAGGTATCTCGGAGGGAGCAAGATACCTTGACCTTTACTCTTTGAACACTGGTGAAAGCCTCAGGAGCGCTTACTGGATAGACGGAGAGTATATAGAGAGCTCTCTTAGAGAGATAAACTGGCTCTTGAGAGACTACAGAAGCGGAGAGGTTGCTCAGATAGACGTAGGACTTCTTGACCTTCTTTATCTCATAACCAAGTTATCTGAAAGGGAAAGGGTGGAAGTAATATCTGGATATAGGTCTCCATCCACCAACGCTTACCTTAGCAGAGTAAGAAAAGGTGTAGCCAGGGATAGTTACCATACGCGTGGAAAGGCGATAGATATAAGGTTGCAAGGCATGAACCTAAGCCGGCTAAGAGACCTTGCGATTAGTTTAAGGGCTGGTGGGGTAGGATACTATCCAAGGTCTGGCTTCGTGCACCTTGATACTGGACCTTTTAGGTATTGGTAA
- the thpR gene encoding RNA 2',3'-cyclic phosphodiesterase: MIRVFVGFFTTKKIQESVEKIRTQSEKFIKGKWVEPQNFHMTFQFIGDLQQERLTDLLKTLQEIAQSNKPVRVKYRGLGVFPSPDRARVLWIGVSEGHRQLIDLARNIVRANRQVGIRDEGKPFYPHVTICRVKEFDKRALKDLLRQHENTIFGEDLVDRVALIKSSLTSVGPIYTVIEEFYFHG; encoded by the coding sequence ATGATAAGGGTTTTTGTGGGTTTTTTTACCACCAAGAAGATACAGGAATCGGTGGAGAAAATACGAACACAAAGCGAGAAATTCATCAAGGGAAAGTGGGTAGAACCACAGAACTTCCATATGACCTTTCAGTTTATAGGGGATTTGCAACAGGAAAGGCTTACGGATCTTTTGAAAACTCTTCAGGAAATAGCACAATCTAATAAACCCGTAAGGGTAAAGTATAGGGGTTTGGGAGTTTTCCCAAGCCCTGATAGAGCTCGGGTTCTTTGGATAGGTGTATCGGAGGGTCACAGACAGCTCATAGACCTTGCCAGAAACATAGTAAGAGCGAACAGGCAGGTGGGTATAAGAGACGAAGGTAAACCTTTTTACCCACACGTTACCATATGTAGAGTGAAGGAGTTTGATAAAAGAGCTCTAAAGGACCTTCTGCGTCAACATGAAAACACCATCTTTGGGGAAGACCTTGTTGACAGAGTGGCACTCATAAAAAGCTCTCTGACCTCTGTAGGGCCCATATACACTGTTATAGAGGAGTTTTATTTCCATGGGTGA
- the purM gene encoding phosphoribosylformylglycinamidine cyclo-ligase, with product MGEWTYKRAGVSIERAEDFVGYIKEKVKTLPHQALLFGSFASGVKLKSYKNPVLMLTTDGVGTKLKVAQAVGVHNTVGIDLVAMNVNDLLTTGAKPIAFLDYIATGKIDLKVMRELMDGIVEGCRLAEVALVGGETAEMPDFYPEGVYDLAGFCLGVCEEEELITGEDIRPEDVIIGFPSSGFHSNGYSLIRKVLEDRGISYHDKFEGRKVWEVLLEPTKIYLQEVQRLRSSRIKIKGMAHITGGGIPGNLVRILPEGLRAVVEKDKIPKNPVFDWIRELGKIQEEEMFRTFNMGVGFMVVVGKEDVPYALNTVPSSFVCGFVEEGRRYVDIA from the coding sequence ATGGGTGAGTGGACTTACAAAAGAGCTGGTGTAAGCATAGAGAGGGCGGAAGACTTTGTGGGATATATAAAGGAAAAGGTAAAAACTCTGCCACATCAAGCTCTACTCTTTGGCTCCTTTGCCAGTGGTGTAAAACTCAAGAGCTATAAGAACCCTGTCCTTATGCTTACAACCGACGGTGTGGGCACAAAGCTAAAAGTAGCTCAGGCGGTAGGTGTTCACAACACGGTAGGCATAGACCTCGTTGCTATGAATGTAAACGACCTTTTGACCACTGGTGCAAAGCCTATAGCTTTTCTTGACTATATAGCGACGGGCAAGATAGACCTTAAGGTTATGAGAGAGCTTATGGATGGTATAGTGGAGGGTTGCAGGCTTGCGGAAGTTGCCCTTGTGGGTGGAGAGACTGCAGAAATGCCAGACTTTTATCCAGAAGGTGTGTATGACCTTGCGGGTTTCTGTCTTGGAGTGTGTGAGGAGGAGGAGCTCATTACTGGAGAGGACATAAGACCCGAAGATGTTATAATAGGCTTTCCCTCAAGCGGATTTCATAGCAACGGATACAGCCTTATAAGAAAGGTGTTGGAAGACCGTGGCATAAGTTATCACGATAAATTTGAAGGTAGAAAGGTTTGGGAGGTGCTTTTAGAACCCACCAAGATATACCTCCAAGAAGTGCAAAGGCTAAGGTCTTCTCGCATAAAGATAAAGGGAATGGCTCATATAACAGGTGGTGGCATACCGGGAAATCTTGTTAGAATACTTCCAGAAGGTCTAAGGGCGGTTGTGGAAAAGGATAAAATTCCAAAAAACCCGGTTTTTGACTGGATAAGGGAGTTAGGGAAAATACAGGAGGAGGAGATGTTTAGAACCTTTAACATGGGCGTGGGTTTTATGGTGGTAGTTGGGAAAGAGGACGTGCCTTACGCTCTTAATACGGTGCCTTCTTCTTTTGTTTGCGGTTTTGTTGAGGAGGGTAGAAGATATGTGGATATTGCTTAA
- the bamA gene encoding outer membrane protein assembly factor BamA: MWILLKIVLPLFTLVSFSLAQVVREIRVEEARYVPEDVILGLINIRQGSLYSPDMVRESIRRMYRTGFFDEVEVYEERVGGDVVLVYRVKDLPVIYKIEFVGNRKIKSDELERKIGIETEVGKIEPEELIKGFTSAPAVEERLEIQRRLRLGRVLTREELEFIKRRIVEAYMKEGYPNVQVSYELVPKKGASKVVYKIVEGEPEYVRSINFTGNRTFSRGKLLGLMETKPVSLLSLRLKPPFSEDVLREDVRKIRDFYRSEGFLEAEVDYSIRKEGDRYEINIKIQEGPRYKLSDLRIEGNTLYAYSELVEELLRKNRGGYYRKEVIDRIKENIRRKYSEIGFLGVLVEEKEAVDRENKKVSVSLKVDEGEPVYVNRIEVQGNYETRDYVIRRELRFQEGELANQREINRSRTRIFNLGYYQDVSIDPFPTFGNNWDFSARVRERFTGQFSIGLGYNQVTGVSGFVSLRKGNFLGTGDIAGISISYGSKYRDNSLSYTRKWFLNQPIDLTGSVYDRRIEYTTYTVERTGVDFIFSREFAEFWRASAGISLQRVRYKDISPDASALIKEEAGTRQSRKFIFGLTRDTRDNYLFPSSGSLTELGYSVAVPVLGGSERFNKITLSHQTFFKDSWLDTGLILSLKGSFGFVEPYGGKRVPLDERFFVGGDFTVRGYKYGYAGPLDPNTQDPIGAKRQLILSAEANYPIYKNILYGALFYDTGLGFNDWSELKTQNLKGGFGVGIRFVTPIAPIKLDWAFKTKKVPGDTSRSRIHFVLGFFF; this comes from the coding sequence ATGTGGATATTGCTTAAAATTGTACTTCCACTCTTTACATTGGTGAGCTTTTCCCTTGCACAGGTTGTGAGGGAAATAAGAGTAGAAGAAGCAAGGTATGTGCCAGAGGATGTTATACTCGGGCTTATAAACATAAGGCAGGGTAGTCTCTACAGCCCGGATATGGTTAGAGAAAGCATAAGACGCATGTATAGAACTGGCTTCTTTGATGAGGTGGAGGTTTATGAAGAGAGGGTGGGCGGAGATGTAGTTCTTGTGTACAGGGTAAAGGATTTGCCTGTCATATACAAAATAGAGTTTGTAGGCAACAGAAAGATAAAGTCTGATGAGCTGGAAAGAAAAATAGGCATAGAAACGGAGGTGGGCAAGATAGAACCAGAGGAGCTCATAAAGGGATTTACTTCAGCACCTGCGGTGGAGGAGAGGCTGGAAATACAGAGGAGGCTCAGGCTCGGAAGGGTGCTCACCCGTGAGGAGCTAGAGTTTATAAAGAGGAGGATAGTAGAAGCCTACATGAAGGAGGGCTATCCTAACGTCCAAGTTAGTTATGAACTTGTTCCAAAAAAGGGAGCATCGAAGGTTGTCTACAAAATAGTGGAAGGAGAGCCAGAGTATGTAAGGAGCATAAACTTCACTGGAAACAGAACCTTTAGTAGAGGTAAGCTGCTCGGACTCATGGAAACAAAACCAGTTAGCCTTCTCTCTCTCAGGCTAAAGCCACCCTTCAGCGAGGATGTGTTAAGAGAGGATGTAAGGAAGATAAGAGATTTTTACCGCTCCGAGGGCTTCCTTGAGGCGGAAGTGGATTATTCAATAAGGAAGGAAGGAGACAGATACGAGATAAACATAAAAATACAAGAAGGACCAAGATACAAACTATCTGACCTAAGGATAGAGGGCAATACGCTATACGCATACTCTGAGCTGGTGGAAGAACTGCTTAGGAAAAACAGAGGAGGCTACTACAGAAAAGAAGTTATAGACAGGATAAAGGAAAACATAAGGAGGAAATACTCAGAGATAGGTTTTCTTGGTGTCCTTGTGGAAGAAAAAGAAGCGGTGGATAGGGAAAACAAAAAGGTAAGTGTAAGTTTGAAAGTGGATGAGGGTGAGCCTGTCTACGTAAACAGGATAGAGGTCCAAGGCAACTACGAAACAAGGGACTATGTTATAAGAAGAGAGCTAAGATTCCAAGAGGGTGAGCTGGCAAACCAAAGAGAGATAAACCGTTCAAGGACAAGGATTTTTAACCTTGGATACTATCAAGATGTTTCTATAGACCCATTTCCAACCTTTGGTAATAACTGGGACTTTTCCGCAAGAGTAAGAGAGAGGTTCACGGGACAGTTTTCCATAGGTCTTGGCTACAATCAAGTAACTGGTGTTTCCGGCTTCGTCTCTTTGCGTAAGGGTAACTTCCTCGGAACAGGTGATATAGCAGGCATATCTATATCATACGGAAGCAAATACAGGGACAATTCTCTTTCTTATACAAGAAAATGGTTTCTCAACCAACCTATAGACCTTACTGGTTCTGTGTATGACAGAAGGATAGAGTACACCACTTATACAGTGGAAAGAACCGGTGTAGACTTTATATTCTCAAGGGAGTTTGCAGAGTTTTGGAGGGCAAGTGCAGGAATTAGCCTTCAAAGGGTTAGGTATAAGGATATCTCGCCTGATGCATCAGCCCTTATAAAAGAAGAGGCAGGAACGAGGCAGTCAAGAAAGTTTATCTTTGGTTTGACAAGGGACACGAGGGATAACTATCTATTCCCTTCAAGTGGCTCTCTCACAGAACTGGGTTATTCAGTGGCTGTGCCCGTGTTAGGTGGAAGCGAGAGGTTTAATAAGATAACTCTATCTCATCAAACCTTTTTCAAGGATAGTTGGTTAGACACTGGTCTTATACTGTCTCTCAAAGGCTCCTTTGGCTTTGTTGAACCCTACGGCGGTAAAAGAGTGCCATTGGATGAAAGGTTTTTCGTAGGAGGAGATTTTACGGTAAGAGGTTATAAGTACGGTTATGCGGGTCCTCTTGACCCTAACACACAAGACCCTATCGGTGCAAAAAGACAACTTATATTATCTGCGGAAGCAAACTACCCAATCTATAAAAACATACTATACGGTGCACTCTTTTACGACACTGGTCTTGGCTTTAACGATTGGAGTGAGCTAAAAACCCAGAATCTGAAGGGTGGCTTTGGTGTTGGTATAAGGTTTGTAACACCCATTGCTCCCATAAAGTTAGATTGGGCTTTTAAAACGAAAAAGGTGCCAGGTGATACGTCAAGGAGCAGAATACATTTTGTGTTAGGATTTTTCTTCTAA
- the thiD gene encoding bifunctional hydroxymethylpyrimidine kinase/phosphomethylpyrimidine kinase, producing the protein MVPRALTIAGSDSGGGAGIQADLKTFTVLGVYGMSAITSITVQNTVGVYEVVDLPPRVVYEQIRVVVEDIGVDACKTGMLSNEDIIRAVAKAIKDTRIEKLVVDPVMRAKSGDPLLKQSARETLIREILPLALLVTPNIPEAEELCGFKIRNFEDMEKACKKILSYGPSAVVVKGGHMEGEESVDVFYDGKVFEYLKGEFINTKNTHGTGCTFSSAITSYLAKGYSLIDSVRMAKEYIQKAIENSLPLGKGHGPLNHMWPFYSFKT; encoded by the coding sequence ATGGTGCCAAGGGCTTTAACCATAGCAGGCTCTGATAGCGGTGGCGGTGCTGGAATACAAGCAGACCTAAAGACCTTTACTGTGCTGGGCGTATATGGGATGAGTGCTATAACTTCCATAACCGTCCAAAACACGGTGGGAGTTTATGAAGTTGTGGACCTTCCACCAAGGGTGGTATATGAGCAAATAAGGGTTGTGGTAGAGGACATAGGCGTGGATGCCTGCAAAACTGGCATGCTCTCCAACGAAGATATAATAAGGGCAGTGGCAAAGGCTATAAAGGATACAAGGATTGAAAAGCTCGTGGTAGACCCTGTAATGAGGGCAAAGTCTGGAGACCCGCTTTTAAAACAATCCGCAAGAGAAACGCTTATAAGAGAAATCCTTCCTCTTGCACTTTTGGTAACTCCAAACATTCCAGAGGCTGAGGAGTTGTGTGGTTTTAAAATAAGAAACTTTGAGGATATGGAAAAGGCTTGCAAAAAGATACTTTCTTATGGTCCATCCGCAGTTGTGGTAAAGGGCGGACATATGGAGGGTGAGGAGTCTGTGGATGTGTTCTATGACGGTAAGGTCTTTGAATACTTAAAGGGAGAGTTTATAAACACAAAAAACACCCATGGCACTGGATGCACCTTCTCTTCTGCTATAACTTCCTATCTGGCAAAGGGATACAGTCTCATAGACTCTGTGCGTATGGCAAAGGAATATATTCAAAAAGCCATAGAGAATTCCCTACCCCTTGGCAAAGGACATGGACCTCTCAATCACATGTGGCCCTTCTACTCCTTTAAAACATAA
- the acpS gene encoding holo-ACP synthase, whose translation MVGIDIVSNQRIKSAVERFGERFLKRIYTEEELGYCMGQQTFYECLSARWACKEAVLKAFYQVYGVLLKFSEIEVYGDRGKPARVRILREGYEDIKVFVSLSHEREFSVAVAYVLKE comes from the coding sequence ATGGTAGGCATAGACATAGTAAGCAATCAGAGGATAAAGTCTGCAGTTGAAAGGTTTGGAGAGAGGTTTCTTAAACGCATATACACAGAAGAGGAGCTAGGATACTGTATGGGTCAACAGACCTTCTATGAATGCCTCTCCGCACGTTGGGCTTGCAAAGAGGCGGTACTAAAAGCCTTTTATCAGGTTTACGGTGTGCTTCTCAAGTTCTCGGAGATAGAAGTCTATGGTGACAGGGGCAAGCCTGCAAGGGTGAGAATACTAAGAGAGGGCTACGAAGATATAAAGGTTTTTGTTTCCCTGTCTCACGAAAGGGAATTCTCCGTGGCGGTTGCTTATGTTTTAAAGGAGTAG